The sequence below is a genomic window from Bombus affinis isolate iyBomAffi1 chromosome 13, iyBomAffi1.2, whole genome shotgun sequence.
GTAATAGCGGCGATCAAAGTGTTAAGAATAGAGATACCAGGAGTCCTAATTTAGGACGATTTCTTAAacataagaatataaaaatatattcagcTAGTAACGCAGTAACAGATCGCATTGAGATAAAGTAGTTTATAGAAAGATAAACCTTGTTACActatttatctattttttaCTTTGATGAAGATAAAGTTATAAATTACAAGAttcattctttttaattatagtTAGTATATAGTTAgtaatattatgtattattatattaaacatCATACAGTTATATtgttaatatgtaatatttaatcaTATAACTACGTAACTAATCAcatataacaagaaatatctaaaaaaaaCAACGTTGTTATTTTAGCGCTACGGTGCATATTACCGTGGTGGACGTGAACGAATATGCACCACAGTTTCTGCAACCGGCCTATGTCAGCACCGTGGATGAAGGTCGCCTATACGAAGAAGTTGTCCGCGTCGAAGCATCCGACAGAGATTGCACCCCGAAATTCGGTGATGTATGCAAGTATGAAATTTTGACAGCTGACCAACCATTCATCATCGACAATGAAGGAGCGATACGCAATACCGAGCCATTGGATTACGAGCGATCCCATAACTACATCTTGAGCGTGGTAGCGTATGACTGTGGTATGAAACAATCTGCACCTGCTATGGTCACCGTTAAAGTCAATCGTGTATGCGCCCCCGGTTGGAGAGGAATTCCAGAAAGGGTTGACTATGCCGCTGGCGTAGGTTCTCAACCGTTGCTTCCTTCCGCTAGACTGGATCTTTGCGACGCTCCCTGTATATTGCGTAATGTTCGAGCCACCTTAACTCTTGCTACGGACCATATAGGGAAAGGTTGTGACCGTGACACATATGGTGTACGCAGCCAACGTAAATTATGCGGCGCATCTCACGATAGCGTAGATTTATTGCCAAGTCCTGGGCCTACGACTTCCTGGACGGCATCTTTGTCTCGAGACGAAGGCAGGGAAGCGGATgaaatctttgaatttgacggCGTTGATTCTGCTGCCATTGTACCTAACGATGTGCTGGAGCATAGCCTGGCACAGAAATTCACGGTTGGAGTTTGGGTAAAACACCGACCTCGACCCAGACAAGACCCTCATGTTAAAGAACATATCTTGTGCGCTGCCGATGATCACAGTAAGTTTACGTTAACTGTTCTTAAAATATACATCGGATGAAATAGGCTTGTACCATTAAACGATCCATTGTTTGATTTGCAGAGATGAATAGACATCATTATGCCCTGTTTATTAGAAACTGCAGACTGATTTTGCTACTTAGACGTGATTTCTCAGAGGGTGATCCTAATATCTTCCGGCCTGCCGAGTGGCGTTGGAAACTTACTCAAGTGTGCGATGATAAGTGGCACCATTACGCCGTTCAAGTCGACTTCCCCCACGTGACCTTATTCGTTGATGGAGAGGAATGGCATACAGACGAGAAGAATCCGGAAGTGATCGACGACTGGCCGTTGCATCCTGCGAAAGGCGTTAACACAACTCTTGTTGTTGGTGCATGCTGGCAGGGTTCCGATAATAAGACGAAACATCATTTCCGTGGCTATCTGGCTGGACTGTCCGTGCTAGTTGGACGGAACGAGAAACCAGACGTATTGTCTTGCTTGCGTCGTTGCCAGGAAGGTATTCATGTGCCATCGATGGATCTGCTTCAACCTGGAACCCAATTGCTCACCAATTGCGATCTAACAGAGGTACGAATCGACGGAGATAATCGCACTAACGTTGAGACGCTTCTCCGTCGTATTGGTTATTCCAACTCCAGACGATTTCCTACCCCGGGTCGCCGTAATTTCCGTTTAGAAACAACGATCGTTTGCGAAGGTAGTGAAGACAATCCGCTCCCGGTACCAACTGTTCAATCGTACGTCACTGTTCTACCACCACCTCGTCCAGGTATAACTGTCAACGGGACCGGCTATGTGGCTAGGGAATACGGAGATTTTCGTCTAGGTGTACGCGTGTTCCCAGACATTCATGTCACTGCCGGTTCCGCTGCCAGATTGGATGCATGCGCAGTCAGTGTTTATCCAAGTCTTAATCCCGACCACGAAAGCTTAGGTTTACCTGGCGATGCTCTGCGTAGATTCCATTCTATCACTGCGCGTGTAGATCGCGATGGTGTTGTTCTCTCTGGCGCTGACACACCTTATAACTACGAACAATTGATACGTCTCATTATGTATACGAATCGCAAACCAGCTTACTATCTTGATCGTGTATTCAAACTGACTTGCTCCGAGCTCAGCGGTCGATTCGCTAGCAACGAATACGTGCAAACTCTCGCTGTCATTCATCCGAAAGAGAAAACTACCGCTCTTCCCCTTTCTACTCCTGATGATCCACCAATCGCCAGAATTCTAGAACCAGCACCTGGACACGTGCAACTGTCTCCTCATCACGCAGATTTGCCAGAAGAATATGCAACAGCCGCGCTTCGCGAAGGTAACAGAAGCATCGGGGGTGCAAGTGGTAATCACGCAGTTACGATTGTCGCTGCCGCTTGTATCTGTTTCTTACTCTTAATGGCGGTGGTTGGAGCAGCGAGAGTCAGGGGAGCCGCGAAGAGACGACCATCAGCCGGAGACGAGTTGGCTGCCGAAACTGAAATGGCCTGGGACGATTCTGCATTGGCTATTACCGTGAATCCAATGGAAAGGCTCACAGAACACGATTCTCATCAGCAGAGCCAGAGAGACGACGATGTCGATGACTCCGGAAGTTCAGACTCCGAAGATGGATCGTACAGAGATGACGATTTAGATAGTTCCGATTGCGAGAATGATTGTGAGCTGAGCAATGGCCGACATCGCCGACATAATTCACCTCATGATTTGGAATGGGATCATCGTGATGTTTAAACTACTATTTCTCTGCATTCACCATCCCCTTTCTTCATATGGTGATTAAGTGGAGTACTAACTCATATTGTTTGTCATTAATCCCTTCCAAAAAatcattattatttctttttttatgacGCTTCGTAATGCATATAGAACGAACGTGATTCTATAACGAGGTCTGGTAAATTATAaactattctaatatttatcACTTGGAACTTTTCGAACTTGAATGCGTCTTTTAAAAGAACATATTGATATTTTCGATAATTAATCTGATATTCCTATGTATAAATACGAAAGCGTCGTATTATATCCGTCCCCATAGATGAAGACATATTGGTATCGTAAAATGTTAATACACACCAACTAGTTAGTACTCTCCTTAAAAGCCAGCAAAATTTGTAAGAGAGTGCGGGACGCTTTATCGAATAGTTAAACTCTTTCTGTCTACAACACGATTGATGTTGATAGATGAAAGATACACGTAAAAGATACTTAAGTTTACTGGGAAATTCTCGGtaaatattggaaataattaatttatatttgacTCTCATTACtgctaataattattattattattaatattattattattactgctatttttattattaccatcatTATGTTTATTATCAGTAGTGGTAGGACGAGGGAACTTTTTTATACTCTTAATTATCTTCTCCTccttttattctatttttattctattcCACTATTacttgttataaatatttactaACGCTAActactatattatatattgcTATTATATTCAATTATGATTTCCTTTGATACACAGGACAGCCCGATGACGTAATCTGACTGTTATCTAATTGAACATATTACTCTTCCTTATTTCTAACTTAACTCTTAACGCTCCGACTTTTAATTGCGAACATCGACCGGCAACTCCAACTTATTCTCATCATACTTCGACTCGCAAGTTTTTAAGTGTCAGATTTTAAATGCTACAATGACGtgtaaataatactattaaagtCATTCAAAACAATCTTTATTCATCTCAGaagtaatataattttgattgcgatatttatattaattataattgagtaatgtgtggaattttttaaaacattcgCATTACTTCCTTTTGCCGAACAAACAAgacactttttcttttttccttttcggCAACTGATTTATTATATGGAGTTTCCCATCTAAACGTTGTTCCTTATCTGTTCTGGAAGGTCTGCCATACACATTGTTGTTCCGGAAGTTACTTATGAGCTGACTTACTGATAATTTGACAACCTTATAGTGTGACAAAGCGCtttctcctttcctttcctGAGAAATCTTGTAAGGTACATAAGCATTTATTACGCTTGTTTCTAGTCCCCAAAGGAACAATTTCCGCCACCGTTTCAACAATTTTCTCAGGAAACAATGTTGATGCATATTGATCGGCTTTATCTACACCATCCATATTACTCGTATAGTTTGCAATCACATTTTGTTTTGAAACTTCTTCAGTAATTATGACTCTTGACCCAAAGGTGTGATACGTGCTCGACATAGTGACAATTCGCTTGTCTTTCCAAGCAAGGAGTAACTAATTTGAATGGCGCATTGCAATTGTATTTGAATCGATAAATTTCGGATTAGAAATTCCTTGTGATATGTGTTTGCGATTTTATTATATTGTACCTGTTATGTGGCACTTAATTTGTAACAATTCCTCTGCCAGGACTAAACTTGTATGGTATCTATCTGTGTAAACGTGATATCCTGCATAGCTAGGATCGGAATGTAACAATTTGTTACACAGATGTAAAACTATTCTTGATGATATTGACAGATCTGGTTTTATAAGATCTTGCGATGTGAGTTTGCCATAGTATTGTAAAATGCCATAAACGTATGCGGATTTTGCTAGGACAAATATCCGTATTCCTCCTTTAGTAGATTATAAAACTAATCCTCCCCCTTAACTTTCACAACAGCTTCGCCTATAGAGACTTCTTTTCCGGGTACAAAATACTTTCGGAATTTCTCGTCCAAGTATTCCATGAAATtgtttactttttgaactctcGTTCTGATGTCTTGAGCTTTTGAAGCGTTCTCGTTCAAGTGTAACGCGCAAAAAATTTGCAAGAAACGCTTCCGGCTGAGGATCCGCTTATAGATGCGAAAATCAAAATCGTCATCGTCGCTATCTATATTTTCCTCACGAAGATAATTCATTTTTCTTCTCGACATAATTAATCATCGGCGGTGCCTGAGAGGCACGCTTGGAGCGTTAAGGGTTAAACTTTTTAACTCGATATTTGATCtcataagtatatatatatatatatatatctatatattttttcCATAACAATCGAGTCTTTCATATTCGACTAAACTAAGTATTTAAAAATCGTGGATGCCCAATTTATTATTAGCATGCTATCAATGAGgacaaacaataaaaaaaataatatatacatagatatatattTCTAATCGGTAGCACGTAAAATCGGGCTGAGCCTAAAGCCATCGTATGATACTTGCCCAATTTTCCACTTTATTTttaagtaaaaaaaaagaaaaaaaaaaggaaacaaaaaccTCTAATATAATTTGCACAATGTTCCTTCCTAATCaatttacaaaaagaaaaaaagaaaactcttAGCTCTTAGTAAGGACATTGCCGCGCATCTTATGATAGTGCTTCACCATTAAGTACGGTATAATATCATATCCGTATACATGTGTGCGCATGCATATAGATTTGTATGCAATTTCATTGCGTATACAGACTGTATGAAGTACACGTGTATGTGCAcgaggagagaaaaaaagaaaacatgtGTACTTGCATATACATACAGCGTCCGTTCATTATTCTGTGGTGAGGAGCGCCGTTCTCTACGGAAGAGGCAATTTATTCTTGGGGGAAAATAATGCGCAGCGATTCGACCAGCAAGGGTAtcgtttgttatttttttaaagGATTATCGTGCAATCCTACTCGTTTCATAGGGAAACTGATTTTTATGTGCCTTTACGCGACTAGTATGTTGAATTCTACTCTATATTTTAATAGCGAACACTGGAACTGATTTCCTATCAGTATATCTCTCGCATGTTAGACGTATCTTGACGCTTGAGAACGTCTCGAAAGCAAACTGCTCTACTGTTGTTGTATTTTAAAACATTAACTGTTATAATGGCATATAGGTGTTAAGGGACAGATGCAAAGAAAAATATCGGCCATTCCTTGATGCACGATCCGTCGCGTTCATCAGAAAAAGAGAAGCATGTAACGAGGAACGTAATCGAGCGTTAAACGGAAGTATTCTGTattctgttatttgtaatagcgAACGAGCACGGTTCGTTTGTCATTGAATGCATGCCACGTACGTGCAATGATCCGCAGGGTATTAATTATCGACGAATGATCTCGTAAATAACTGCGCATTGATACTCGCTACGAAGTAATGAAaggatcttgtgtatgtatttGTGTATTTAGAATTATACCGACCGATCGAATACTTAGTACTGAAAGTTTGTGTACGGATATCTATATTCATAGAAACTATATGAacaatttatttttccaacgagCATATCATATCATTTTTATAAGAGATTTGTCAGAAGTTTGAAAACTTTTCTTAAAAAGCTCCTACATAGCAACTCGCTATCGTGACGTTACTTGCCATAATCGCGACTTGTTTCTctcatttttattttccaacgaattccttttatttttaaccGTTTGTCTATTTGTTTGACACGTCTTGGATAAAGATACGCGTGTTATCTTTACGCGTTTGTTTCGTTTCAAAAACTCTGATCGAGGAAGAACAGAATGGCGCGTCGATTAAGTATTCAAAGTGATCGCGGAAGacataaaagaagaaagagaaatgtAACAATGATCGACAGAAGCGAAACGGAGAAGAATGTAATATTGCTGCTGCTATTTATTTCATatgattttttatcttttaagagCGTACATGCGACACACGTGTATGCGCACTTCGGATTTCCTGGCAAATTCCGCGTAAATAGACGAACCACCATGCCTCTCTCTATTCCAAATTTTAAATCTCTCATCTGATTTACAATCTCGGTTCGTAGTTGTCGGAACGCAATTATATTATTCTCAAGGATATCGATCTAAACGCATTTCACTTATGTACGGTGTAATACTCGGGGAAAAATAATTCTATTAGAAAAGAATGAACTTCCTCTCTTTATATGGGATTATACATTCTTTATATACACGAACACACACACGCTTGTCGGATATCATCAGATTTATCGTGAatcataaaaagagaaaaagaaaaaaatttcgATTGACCGATTCCTTCTTCGATCGCACAACACAGCGCCCCACAGACCCTTTCTTCAGTCTTTTACACGGCATAAGTATAATAAAATCTGACAATTGCACAAACGAGTAAAAATGCTGGCTTTTGGAGCATTAGGAGCGCGAGAATTCGAATCGCGGTGCATTCTGTACCGGAAGTCGTTTTCGACCAAGGGTATCTGTCGACGACTGGAGTACAGAAAGGGAGCATTCTTTTGTTACCCGGTCTAACGAGCCATTTGGAGCAAGATGTAATACGTATGTGTATATCAGGAAGACTCGTTTTTCTCGGCTGCTAGCGAAGAGATTCGTAAGAGAGAACGACACCATTGCAAACCTAACTAGGCGTGTACACGACGCCTGCTCTAAAGATGtacttaattatattaattatattatggaGAGTaagggaagaaaaaagagaaaagaaaagaatggaACTACGCAAAACAAAAACCAACTAGATGatactattatataatatatattatacataaaaatatatctaaGCTGTTTGCAAATGATGATTTAAGAGAtgaaaggaaaaagagagaaaagaaaaatgaaaaaccaGAGGGAAGAAGGTATGAATTTGTAATGTACTATTGTATTTTGTAGGCAGCTAGTGTACGTATACATATGCACATGTATCCGTGTATGTATGTTtacgtatataaatatacatactcTTCGACATTTACACGTACCGTTCGCCTAAATAGTCTGCAGAATATTTTCAATTCAACATCGGTCCAAGGTGAAACAATTCAGGAGTATACTGTTCGCGATCGTATGAATCAAGTGTGACACTTTAAAAAGCCCGCGAATTTTTGTGTTCCTGAATAGCGAAACGCTTGATCCGAATTTGTTAGAGCACTTGGGCGCACGGCAGATAACACACGCTCTCGCCTCTAATTCGTATACAAACGTAAGTACTGTATACTCTCGatggaagaagaaggaaaaaaggCAACAGAAATTGCGTGCATAGGTACGTGTCTATCACGTAATTGAAACACTTCAACGTTCAATAAAATACAGAGAAGGATAAAAAGAGATAAAGTAATACCAATCCTACGGTAACGTTGTAATGAATTAAATAATCAACTATACCGACTATATAGCTAGGCCGTAAGGGATGACACGTTACGGACCGACTAAATTCCCTCCCGTCGCAGATTGATTGTGTGTTAACTAATAAGGATAAGTAACGATATAGTACCGTTAaggaatttaattattaatactgATACTATATGTACGCTAAGCACAGTTTCAAAGTCATTAAGTGACGTGAAGTACAGCTAAGGCGAGAAAGGATTGTAACACAAGTCTTAATTTAAACATGTGACACACTGAGTTACTCGGCGCGTCTGCACGCGACGCACAGAAACGTCAAATTACCTTGTTATCCTGCAACTGAGAATCGTTCGACAAGAGAATTATTAGCAATAGTATTGTACACAGAGAAACATACACATCtgcatacgtatgtatgtacacgTCATACACATTTACACccaacatacatacatacatacatacatacatacatacatacatacatatatacatacacacgcacacacatagTACATACAGAATACACACGCGCGGCCGCATATACACGCTGCACAGGCTAGGAAAATGAAATACTATCTATAACgacatattataaataatattaagacGTCAACTGTATTTGTTTAATAAAGATGTACATTCGAAAAGTGGAGGGACTAACTTTACAGCCGATAGGATGTATTGGAATTTAGATACGTTGTATATTTGCTTTAGTAGTGTATATTAACTTTATTTCTCACATATTTTTATACTACTATGCTACAAATTTGATtagattttattttgttttacaaAATCACGGAACGAAGCTTTCGGTGTAAAGTTATACATGTTGCAAAGTAATAATGATTGAAACCGACGATTAAAATCTATGTATAAAATACTTGAAGAATTTAATGTACTTTAATATGTCCTATAGGCTGAAAAATAGTTGATATTAATTTTTCCCTTCTTAATTTGTAGTAGATAAGAATGTTCATTTAATAGTATTTAGTAAATTGTCTTTTATTACATACGTTTAGTTTAAATAAGTTTATATacacaaaaattaaaaaatctagTTTATATACATATCAAAAATCTTTACCtattaaagaaaattaatcaaaattagTTTGTTAAATATAATTTGATATATGAACCCGTGACTATTTAAAAATCACTTGAGGAATACTTCTACTATATTCTTTGGGTTATTATAATTCATTTATTGAGTTATAAAACATCTTTATTTTGTATCATTTAAATCAAacatttgataaaataaaaacatactctttataaatatcagaattctttattttaatatatgtatatatatattaaattaaaatcattTTCAACATTAACAGCGTcgattgtatatgtatacaaatgCTGTTACACTATGTCAttgtttttaattttcattaaataattaACACATAATATCTTGCTCCATGCTCTTAATACATATCATATATTCACAATTAAATACGATAAACAAAGTGTAAATAAACTTTTTCGCGTCTATATAAATAATGGCGTACAACGAAATGTTTGCATGCCTTAAAAATCACATTATGTAATACTATCAAATTCTACTTTTAAAGTAAttctataatgtaatatttggaactatttgaaaaaaaagatggtttttataactttttaaaaGCGGAGATCATAaccaatttacagaaaattttctcttatcattatcattttcat
It includes:
- the LOC126923553 gene encoding calsyntenin-1; this translates as MLLVASTVFFGLTLGLSHASISALESTPSSFNNHGAPRLDLDSPESGYHGLVKENETLVEVTPQIRAIGAKVCSFRIANKHHGDAPFEIVLKEKGMAELRALRVLNCEKRRNYKFDIEAVGCNGSLSENATVHITVVDVNEYAPQFLQPAYVSTVDEGRLYEEVVRVEASDRDCTPKFGDVCKYEILTADQPFIIDNEGAIRNTEPLDYERSHNYILSVVAYDCGMKQSAPAMVTVKVNRVCAPGWRGIPERVDYAAGVGSQPLLPSARLDLCDAPCILRNVRATLTLATDHIGKGCDRDTYGVRSQRKLCGASHDSVDLLPSPGPTTSWTASLSRDEGREADEIFEFDGVDSAAIVPNDVLEHSLAQKFTVGVWVKHRPRPRQDPHVKEHILCAADDHKMNRHHYALFIRNCRLILLLRRDFSEGDPNIFRPAEWRWKLTQVCDDKWHHYAVQVDFPHVTLFVDGEEWHTDEKNPEVIDDWPLHPAKGVNTTLVVGACWQGSDNKTKHHFRGYLAGLSVLVGRNEKPDVLSCLRRCQEGIHVPSMDLLQPGTQLLTNCDLTEVRIDGDNRTNVETLLRRIGYSNSRRFPTPGRRNFRLETTIVCEGSEDNPLPVPTVQSYVTVLPPPRPGITVNGTGYVAREYGDFRLGVRVFPDIHVTAGSAARLDACAVSVYPSLNPDHESLGLPGDALRRFHSITARVDRDGVVLSGADTPYNYEQLIRLIMYTNRKPAYYLDRVFKLTCSELSGRFASNEYVQTLAVIHPKEKTTALPLSTPDDPPIARILEPAPGHVQLSPHHADLPEEYATAALREGNRSIGGASGNHAVTIVAAACICFLLLMAVVGAARVRGAAKRRPSAGDELAAETEMAWDDSALAITVNPMERLTEHDSHQQSQRDDDVDDSGSSDSEDGSYRDDDLDSSDCENDCELSNGRHRRHNSPHDLEWDHRDV